The Arachis ipaensis cultivar K30076 chromosome B07, Araip1.1, whole genome shotgun sequence genomic interval AGTTAAGGATGCTAGCACTATTTTAAGCCAATTGTATGATCCAAAAATACAAGAGACACCACTTGAGCCCCATTTCACTATGCCTATGCCAAACCCCCACCCTAGTCCCACTGCAGTTGAGCCCAACTTTGAGCCCGATCCCACTACACTTGAGTCCAATTTCGATCCCAATCCCACAACACTTGAGCCTAACCTCCAGCCCAAACCCAATGCAAAAAATTCCAAAGATTTTTCCGATTCCACTATACTTATGACCAAATTCAAGTATGATTTTCCTGCTACTGATGCCACAACCGAAAAGAAATTAACTACACCCACTTTCAACCTTAATCCAAAATCAATTGTCCCCCTATTTCTGGCCTAAAGTCCACTACCTCAAAACCTATTGCCACCAAGTCTACTGCTGTTAAGAACAAAGTCCCAAAATTCATTGTTCCCAATATCAGTAATATTAAGTGTACTGTGAGATAAACTGCACAATCATTGAGGTGTAATATAACAATGAAACATGCAGTACCCATTTTCAATCATGCAAATTTTAGATTTAATACATCTACAAAATTTACTGTGTCTAGAAAATCTTGTATAAGATCTGTTGAAAAAAGGAGTGTTCCCTCCATAATAACAATGGCTGATGATTCATTCTCTGACTCATATAAGTTTGTAGAGGATAGTCTTTATAAGCTACCATTTTTATCTGAGTTTGAAGAGTCCATCAGTGATGAGGAAGTAATTAAAACTTCATCAAGAGTTGCAGTTAAAGGAAATAATATGAAAATGAGTCAATttcaaaaaggaaaagaaaaggttgTGGATGAAGTTATCCCCATCCATGGATTTTGAGCTAGAAAAAGAATATAATTTTGAGGACTTGTTAAGCCAAGGTTTATTTCAACATTGCACTTCAATTTCATGATTGCATAACACAATATCTTGCATAATACAGTTCTACTACCTATTGCTTGTTTATTGGTGCGGTAATTTATAACCCACtaactaatcggcaagtgcaccgagtcgtaccaagtaataccttatgtgagtaagggtcgatcccacgaggattgatggattaagcaacaatagtatttgataggcttagttagacaaacagaaaataatgcTTGAaagttcaaagacattaaacaatattaaaaatattaaagataagtagataaataagttgggaataaaatattgagaaagcagttaagggttcagagttatctatttttctggattaacttttctgactaactattttaattatgtaggatttaatttatggcaaactatatgtgactagaccctaattccttagacctttctagtcttctctaaaattcatcaacagccaattccttggtcaattaattccaattagggggtgaaggtcaattctagttatatgccacagaaatcctaattacccaaacataaaaggattatatgtcacgtatcctattaaatccagataaattagaaatttaggagaatatgttttcaagctgttgttcaagtaaagagcttttccaagttatacaagaacgcatatagaaagagggtcatacttccgttccacccaaattcataaaataaagaacgaaaacaattcttaaatataaatccatacataaattaaaatagaaaaagtaataaaatcaatccatacaaatagacagagctcctaactttaacaatggaggattagttgctcataattcagagtagaaaactaggattgtaaattgggatggaatgggatcctccccaggacctgtacaaaggaaggaaagcttcctccttttataactaatcctaataaatttaaaaatctaatatctaaaactaaaaattaaaataatatcttttcctaatttaagatttgaatttaaatttgaattaattaacagatcttcagttgatgggtggggaccacttgttctgtccattctgcagcttctactatgtgttttctgggctgaaaattgagttaaaacagcccagaaatcgcctccagcgtttttctgcgttttctgcacgtggcgcatgtgacgcgtccgcgtcgtccacgtgttcgcgtcatttgtgcagattccaatccacgcgttcgcgtcaggcacgcaatcgcgtcattgcgatctcctccattccgcgcggtcgcgtgagccatgcgtccgcgtcggtattcgctggtcatctccttggtttcttctctttctctgcagaaacttcatcaaatccatccgaatgctacctaaaataaataaaattgcacaaaactcaaaatagcatccatagtggctaaaatataattaattcttaattaaactcaacaaattagatgcaactTTACTagaaaaaagataggaaagatgctcacgcatcacaacaccaaacttaaactgttgcttgtcctcaagcaaccaaaactaatataagcttaggatgtgaatttgcatgagaataagAGTTCggttaagctcatgtctcttcttatagtggagTTAACAACtgtaatcctgaatagttttggcatctcactttatcctttggagttcagaatgattggcatccataggaactcataatttagatagtgttattgattctcctagttcagtatgttgattcttgaacacagctactttatgtgtcttggctgtgaccctaagcattttattttccagtattaccaccggatacgtaaatgccacagacacataattgggtgaaccttttcagattgtgactcagctttgctagagtccccagttagaggtgcccagagttatTAAGCAcactatttttgctttggatcacgacgttaaccgctcagtctcaagcttttcacttgacaccttcacgccacaagcacatggttagggactgattgatttagccgcttaggccatgattttattccttagggccctcctatccattaatgctcaaagccttggatcctttttacccttgccttttagcttaaagggttattggctttttctgcttgcttttattttattttattttattttattttttctttttttcgcaagctttgtgtttttcactgctttttcttgcttcaagaattaattttatagtttttcatattatcaataacatttctcttttttatcattctttcaagagccaacaattttaacattcatgaacttcactataaaaaatatgcactgttcaagcattcattcagaatcacagaaaataccaccacatctaagtaagcgagactactctaaaaatgaaattcaaattctcatgcactacatctgttcttctttttttttttcaagcttagtgggcaatacatgaaacatctttcagaattaaagcacttaacagaaaaattaaactataacctatgaatctactaataaaggatcatgcagcaaACAAAGCAAACTAGCAGAAAACCAGAACATATATAATAAAAACGGGaaggaaaaaaatgaaaggagctcaaccaccttagttatctgagcggtcattttattcttcaggttgtgctcctttgtgaagatgattcgcctcccttttgttgccataggaataaacagaaaacccttaagcgaagcgtcaacaccaaacttaaaggtttgcttgtcctcaagcaaagaagaactgaaaatagaaggaGACAAATattattatgaaagaaaaaggaaaggataaaagaacaagagagaacagggattgggagagagagagaaagaaaattggGCGGCGCAAACGACGCGTTCGCGTACGTTGcgcattcttcataatgacgcgttagcgtcaggcacgcgtccgcgtgccctgGATTTTGTGCGATTTGCGCGAAGCCAACCGCGcgcccgcgtgactttctgttcgcatgGCTTGGAAGCCAAATTTTCatacgacgcgttcgcgtcatgcacgcgcttacgtggatggccatatgtgcaactgacgcgaacgcgttagtcacgcgtctgacgcgtccgcgtgaccaaatttgtgcttttagcacacctCTTGTCCTAAGTCGGCACAATTCTCTGCCCAAACACTCTTTTACATCGAATTtgcaggtcacgcgttcgcgtcggtgACGCGCCTGCATGAATGGCGAAAAtcacaaacgacgcgaacgcgtggggtacgcgttcgtgTGGGATCGTTTGTGTGAAAGGCATGAGTCCAGCGCCACTCCCGTGCAATTCTctgtcaatttttattttttacgcaCACATGATTGACGCGTTCACGtcaatgacgcttgcgcgtcgtgtgctttccccgctttcttttttttttcggctcctgttctaaaatagctgcatgatcagaaaattagtaagaacttaataaaaatcaaataagtaagaaaactactactaataaaaataaaacaaagtaaagctaagaatgaaaaggaatgatcacaccacggtgggttgtctcccacctatcacttttagttaaagtccttaagttggacatgtggtgagctccttgtcatggtggcttgtacttgtaatgatccaggaatctccaccaatgtttgtaattccaatggctacCGGGATCGTAAACTAGGCGCATAACGCCTttgagcaagttgaagcaagtgacaaagtCCCACGAGTGTTGATTGTGGGAATGAATTTCAGGGtctcaaaccttgcttttacacccgtcttcttgtgtaTCACCATTGTTctcaccgggtggcaagcaatttgaattctcacagagacatccaaacaaccttctagacccattcaaattAGTTCTACACCAATTCTTGCACTTCAAttcggagcatgcaaccatattgaaccttgcttgacaactcttaccattaaccatcttcctcttactcttgataccacaaagagctctaagttgaccatccgtctccagtagcccatattcaagtgggaaagtaaaggttaaggataggaattttaccctcttgaatgttgtattggatggtaatggccttgggagaggtcttgcaagctccactcccttgtgttctgcTTTGAAttctaccacctctttgcaagcttcctcttttTCAACCTCTTtttcttggtagctctcttctaattcaatctcttctttattgcttaccaagggcatgggaggttgtgcatcttccccttcttccatgtgtgaggatggaaagttctctaattcactggagtatgaattcctttgattgattttctcactttcttctataggatcttgcattatatctcttgggaaggaatttgcttgctcctcttcctgtgacttgataatcgactgcacatgcttctctatatttttgacactcgtctttatatcctgtaagaattctttcatgagaagctcaatatCTGATGGTATTTGAAATGAATAAGGAGGAGGTGATGGTTCATGATAAGTGTAAAAAGAGGATGGCTCTTGGTATGAACatggagatggtggctcttgatatggatagagagatggtggttcttggtatggatatggagatggtggttcttgatagttggaacatggagcattgaagtttctttggttttgacttttccaaccaaaattcgggtagttcctccatccacaatcATATGAATTACTACTTGGGTGGGAGTAGTAActcatgtgatctctctccattattttttcttagcacaacacaccaaacagaattaaacgcaccatgtggtaaacaggaaagcaaagaagaaagaatagaattctaaaaattaaaataaaaaaaattaaaataaaactaactaagaaacaccaaacttaatttcaggaattaaaaaaaattattgttattttattttattttattttattattattattttttttaaataaaaataaaataaaactaatagaatataaaaagttaaaaaaattaaacaaagtaaaacgaaaaagaaaaaaaaatgaaaatgaaaagagtaataaaataaaacaaaaaaaaatcaacgagattttttttaaaaaaaaatatttttaaacggaaaaaaaataaataaaacgggGGCAGGGGTTTGCAAACGGGAAAAAAcaaggaaatttttttttaaaatatctttttttgaaaaataataaaacaatatttaaaacgcctaatctaaacaattaaacaactaatagttgttaatcacagtcaatctccgataacggcgccaaaaacttggtgcggtaatTTATAACCCactaactaaccggcaagtgcaccgggtcgtaccaaataataccttacgtgagtaagggtcgatcccacgaggattgatggattgagcaacaatagtatttgataggcttagttagacaaacagaaaataatgcTTGGAAGTTCAAAGGCATTaaacaatattaaaaatattaaagataggtagataaataagttgggaataaaatattgagaaagcagttaagggttcagagttatctattttttcggattaacttttttgactaactattttaattatgtaggatttaatttatggcaaattatatgtgactagaccctaattccttagacctttctagtctcctctaaaattcatcaacagccaattccttggtcaattaattccaattagggggtgaagttcaattctagttatatgctacagaaatcctaattacccaaacataaaatgattatatgtcacgtatcctattaaatctagataaattagaaatttaggagaatatgttttcaagctgttgttcaagtaaagagcttttccaagttatacaagaacgcatatagaaagagggtcatacttccgttccacccaaattcataaaataaagaacgaaaacaattcttaaatataaatccatacataaattaaaatagaaaaagtaataaaatcaatccatacaaatagacagagcccctaaccttaacaatggaggattagttgctcatgattcagaatagaaaactaggattgtaaattgggatggaatgggatcctccccaggacctctacaaaggaaggaaagcttcctccttttataactaatcctaataaatttaaaaatctaatatctaaaactaaaaattaaaataatatcttttcttaatttaagatttgaatttaaatttgaattaattaacagatcttcagttgatgggtgggaccacttgttatgtccattctgcagcttctaatctgtgttttctgggctgaaaattgagttaaaacagcccagaaatcgcctccagcgtttttctacgttttctgcacgtggcgcatgtgacgcgtccgcgtcgtccacgcgttcgcgtcatttgtgcagattctagtccacgcgttcgcgtcaggcacgcgatcgcgtcattgcgatctcctccattccgcgcggtcgcgtgagccatgcgtccgcgtcggtattcgctggtcatctccttggtttcttctctttctctgcagaaacttcatcaaatccatccgaatgctacctaaaataaataaaattgcacaaaactcaaaatagcatccatagtggctaaaatataattaattcttaattaaactcaacaaattagatgcaaattcactaggaaaagataggaaagatgctcacgcatcacttaCTAGAAAGCTCATCAAACAAGTAATTAGACCAACACCAATAGCCATCGTTAAAAATACCGTAACCATCGTCATCATCATTATCTTCAGTGACTTAACTTTACTCTCCAAAATTTTCAGCCTCCGTTTAAAATCGTCCACTGCTTTTTGATGAAATTGACCAATACTTTGTTGTTCATCGTATCCATCATCCCAACGAAAAAAGTTACAATGACTTTCAAATTGCAAAGATAAGAAAGCAACGTTGAAACCGAATTTCTTCAAGGCGAAAAACATGATATTTGTTGGACAAATCACTAACCTCATAATTAGGACACCCATGAAATGGTCTTCCTAAATTCTCTGGTGTCCTTGAATACTTGATTATTGCTCGCAAACCATAGTTGCAAAACACAGCATTCCTAGCGACTTTGAGTCGGATGTCTTTCTTTCCACTTGAGTAATTTATACCTGAGCTTCCTTGACTTGTATCTCTACCACCTATCATTATTCAACAATGATGCGAAAATAATTTCGAGATtcgaagaaaagaaagaagaatgaagagaaaagaagagtgaagaaaatggaagagaatAACAAAGATGATTCTTAATTTtaaggatttagaattttaaatttaatgatgAAATTAATTTGGACACAAAGAATTAATGTAAAACACCATTTTGAACATAATCTTGTAATATCCATGTCACATTACACATCATACAGCTAGCATGGCAGTTAACAGCCATATCATCAACTCATGGCAGTTTTGCGAACGACTAATAGAGAATTAATTTTCATAATGTCGATGACTTATTTGATAATTTTCTTAAGTTAGGGATACATTTAAAATGTAATTGAAAATTCAAAGACCAAATTAGACATTTTTTTAAagaattaaacaataaaaatcGATGGATACGATTTCTACACACTACCTTatacaactaaaataaaattggTGCCACAAAATTTTTCATAGCAATGTATTTAATACTACTACCATCATGCTCTTGTCATACATATGCAACGTACTGAAAAATAATTTGCGAATAAAAATAACTACTGTATATAAAAATTTCACTTTTGTATAAAAGTTACTACTGTGTATAATAAAAATCCACTTTAGTATTCAAGAGAGATTTAATTAGTACAACCGTGAAGAACTTATTTAACTCTATGATATCATATTTTATAAAAGAGAAGACCCTTCTTATCTAGTTGACTAATAAGTAGTTGCCATGGGAATTCGTGGCTTCACTTCAATGCCATATTAATGGGTGCATTCAATGCCACCCTTCGGTAGTTTGGTTTTGGTCCCTCACCATAACATATTATATTATTACTCTTATATATCAACATCTCATTGATGCACTACACTCAAAACTTTTCAAGAACCTAGCTACAAAACCATTAAAATCAAACCCTACAACCTACATACAAGTAGATACAATAATAATATAGAACCATTATTGTTATCTAAGACTAGAGGAGTAACAAGATAGCTAGATGGAGAAGGGAAATGGTTTTGAAGGTGGTGCAGCAAGATCATCAACAGCATCCATGAACATGGCTTATAATGGTAGTGAGGAATTGGAAGGAAACGAGAGTAGCATCATACGGACTGTAGAGACATTCTTGCGTTTGATTCCTATTGGTTTGTGTGTAACCGCGCTTGTGATcatgcttaagaactctgagcaAAATGATTATGGTTCTGTTTCCTACACTGACCTTGCTGGTTTCAGGTAATATATCAATTACAACTTCCAATTATTAGAACCGTAAAAAATTTCATCACTCACTGCTGGTTCTATTTTTCATTGGTTTTGTACTATTCATTTTTTTCTCCAAAAATTGGTCTATTTTTAGGaaaagtataaaaaattaatttttagatagtcattttttttaattctaattttttttttttagaatttggataaataaaataattttttttaaaattagctaATGTTAACTGAAACAATTGGTTCTctagtattatttttatttttataatatatgtgGATATAAGGAATATTCAGATGTACtttcaaaaataaaagtgatctaAATGTGTCAAATTTCTAGAGTGATGaaataaaaggaaagagaaagagagcAGTTGTAATTAGTTAATTAGATCTTAGTGTGAATATGTGGGAATGTTGAAGCTGAAATCTTGTTTATTCATGGTTGAAGGTTTTTGGTGCATGCAAATGGGATCTGTGCAGGTTACTCATTACTTTCAGCTGTGTTTGTTGCTTTGCCCCGCCCTTCCACCATGCCTAGAGCTTGGACATTCTTTTTCTTTGACCAGGTCAGAGCATAATTTTTGTTACCCCTTTTCTTGCATGCTAATGAAACTGATGAGAAAAGGAACTTACAGATGTTCATTCACTTCTCCTTAACACTGCTTCAATTTTCCCTTATGGGGAGGTTTAGACATACTTGTCactatttattttcaaaattttggtatAATGAACTTTTCTTAGATATTTGTGTGTACTAAATGTGATAATCATACTGAATTATTGAAAGTACACACAACCAATTAGTATCAAATACATTAGAATCATTGAGATTTTTTCAGCATCAGTCGTTAGATTATTTAGATTGTCTTTTTTTGGCCAGAAATCATGTCTATGCAAGAATTTTAACTTCAATTAGTCTACAGGTTCATCTGCGAAGTTTTTACCTTAGCAATAGCAAGCAACTTTTTGAAAGTTACCATATGCTCAAAGTAATTTAAACTATTGTTAGTAAAAATACTAATTCTCCCACATGTGAATGAACTtaatttcttggaaaatttgGTACTAACTACCCAATGTAAGCTAACTTTATGGAGGAGATTGGAACCTCAGGAGTTCTAATTCTACAAAGTTAAAGAACTGAAAAACTTGCTAATTGTGATTGATTCCAGGTGTTAACCTACATAATCCTGGCTGCTGGAGCTGCTTCAACTGAAGTATTGTACTTGGCTGATAAGGGGAACACAGCAACAACATGGAGTGCAGCTTGTGGATCCTTTGGTTCATTTTGTCACAAGGGAACAGCATCAGTGGCCATCACATTTGTTGCAATGTTTTGCTATGTGATGCTTTCCCTCATTTCTTCCTACAAGCTATTCAGCAAGTATGATGCACCAATGAGCAACCCCATTAATGCTAAAGGCATTGACATTGTTGCTTCTCATGGCTGACCCTAAAATGGTAATGGTGTCTAGAAACTCTGCTTGTGATGTGTGTACACTGTGTTAGTTACAGTATGATAACAATAATTACATACTATTATGTGTGTGAAGTTGTTTCAATGAGGACTCAGTTTGACTCGTTCTTCATGTATAACATGGTATAAAGGTTGGCATTAACTTTCTACAATTGATTCTTCAAAATAAGAGAGATGTATTATTCATTCAGTTATGTTTCATATACTGAATTGATATATACATCACTATCGATGAATATGGATAGAATATAAAATTCATTCTGTGGTTACTGTGGATAGAAAACTATGCTTCTGAAGTGATTACTGTGGTGTCCAACTTGCTGCTTAAATGAACTACCACTAATTAATTCCAAATTTATCGATATGATATATATAATAGCTTTCTAATGTCCAGCAATAaacaatgttctttttattggtGTCCATTATGGTAGACATCAGAACCAAAGTTCAGTAAAATACAAATAGTGCCAGCTGATAATTATGTATATTAAATATTCAATCACCATTCACCTtgtaaaagaagagaaagaaaataaaaaaatactgtgattttgtgttttctttcttttcttttggccTGTACAAAATACAATGATGATGAGGCAATTTCTTGGATAGGAACTTCTCAATTTATACATGCAAATCAATGTTTAAAAATGACCCAGACAACTTGACACATGCCAACATTGATTTACATACTTAAAGTGGAATCGTCCCACCCAAGAACTTCCCAGAGTGAAATTAAATTAGAAACAGAAGTAATACATTCAGCTATGTAATTGAAGACAACTCAGGATCAAATAGTATGGTAAGCCATATTCAAAAGACGTTCAGAAACTACAAACTTTTCCTTATTGTTACACAAAGGCTATACTGAAATCAAATACATAATACACTTACATTATTCATAATCCTTTAGCTTATCTT includes:
- the LOC107609101 gene encoding CASP-like protein 2A2 — protein: MEKGNGFEGGAARSSTASMNMAYNGSEELEGNESSIIRTVETFLRLIPIGLCVTALVIMLKNSEQNDYGSVSYTDLAGFRFLVHANGICAGYSLLSAVFVALPRPSTMPRAWTFFFFDQVLTYIILAAGAASTEVLYLADKGNTATTWSAACGSFGSFCHKGTASVAITFVAMFCYVMLSLISSYKLFSKYDAPMSNPINAKGIDIVASHG